Below is a window of Arabidopsis thaliana chromosome 2, partial sequence DNA.
ATTCTTCGAAGAATGTGGTTTTCAATGCCCAGAAAGGAAAGGTGTTGCAGACTTCCTCCAGGAGGTaattaaaaagctaaaaactctgtttcttgacaTTGAACGTTATTTGATCCCATGGTCCTgatcttgttttgctttgtagGTTATTTCTAAGAAGGACCAAGGACAGTACTGGCTGCACCAGAACTTACCTCACAGCTTTGTCTCAGTAGACACTTTGTCGAAGAGATTCAAAGACTTAGAGATTGGGAGAAAGATTGAGGAAGCTCTCTCTAAGCcatatgatatatcaaaaactCACAAGGATGCTCTTTCCTTCAATGTTTATTCTCTTCCAAAGTGGGAACTATTCAGAGCATGCATCTCAAGAGAGTTTCTTCTCATGAAGAGAAACTATTTCGTCTACCTTTTCAAGACGTTTCAGGTACATTGTTCTTCCTATTTGCAGATATCTATTTCTTTTGGTCTAGTGTTAATACTAAAGAATCTTATATTGCTCAGCTTGTTTTAGCCGCAATCATCACAATGACAGTGTTTATTCGAACAAGGATGGACATAGATATCATTCATGGAAATTCTTACATGAGTTGTCTCTTTTTTGCAACTGTTGTACTTCTGGTTGATGGTATTCCAGAGCTGTCTATGACTGTTCAACGCCTTTCCGTGTTCTACAAGCAGAAGCAACTCTGTTTCTATCCAGCTTGGGCTTATGCAATCCCTGCAACTGTGTTAAAGATCCCCCTCTCCTTCTTTGAATCTCTCGTTTGGACCTGCCTTACTTACTATGTCATCGGATATACTCCTGAACCTTACCGGTGAGAGCTTGAAACCCTCTCTTGCTTGCTCCAAGCCTGAGAATGACAGAAAAATGTAATGTAATGATCTATGATGTTTCAGGTTCTTCCGGCAATTCATGATTCTCTTTGCTGTTCACTTCACATCGATATCCATGTTTCGGTGTATAGCTGCAATCTTTCAAACAGGAGTTGCTGCAATGACAGCTGGTAGCTTTGTCATGTTAATCACCTTTGTATTTGCCGGTTTTGCCATCCCATATAGTAAGATTTCTTTTTGCTCTTCTCTTTTGAGTTCTGTTCCAAAAGCTCCACTAAAATATGACAGCGGTTTGGTGCAGCCGATATGCCGGGGTGGTTGAAGTGGGGGTTTTGGGTAAACCCTATAAGTTATGCTGAGATTGGACTCTCTGTAAACGAGTTTCTTGCTCCACGGTGGCAGAAAGTGACTCTCTCTTCCCTTGCTTGTTTCTCTTAATCATCCAATATCTCTTCATTCTCCAAAACTGACTTAATAGGTTTTTGGGTTATGTTTGTAGATGCAACCCACAAATGTCACCTTGGGACGCACCATACTTGAAAGCAGAGGACTAAACTATGATGATTACATGTACTGGGTCTCACTATCTGCCTTGTTGGGTCTTACTATTATCTTCAACACCATTTTCACTCTAGCTCTGAGTTTCTTGAAATGTAAGttaaaatatcaacaaatGTAAGAACTAAAACAAAAGCACATTACTGAAGAGCTTCTTTAATACTTGACAGCTCCCACGTCATCTCGTCCAATGATTTCTCAAGATAAGCTCTCTGAGCTGCAAGGAACAAAAGATTCATCAGTCAAGAAGAACAAGCCACTAGATTCCTCAATAAAGACAAACGAGGATCCAGGTGAAATATATTGTCTTTCTTTCTACTCACAcaaattctttcttctccatttcccTCAACCTAATAATGTCTTTGCGGATCAACAGGGAAAATGATCTTACCTTTTAAGCCACTGACCATAACATTTCAAGACTTGAACTATTACGTCGATGTTCCTGTGGTAAAAGCTTCTGTTCGTTCTTGGTTAacaaaaaaccattttaaCTGCATTAACCATCAAAGTGTGTAATCTCATTCTCAGGAGATGAAAGGTCAAGGGTACAATGAGAAGAAGTTGCAGCTTCTCTCAGAGATCACCGGAGCTTTTAGGCCTGGTGTTCTAACAGCGTTGATGGGAATCAGTGGAGCCGGAAAAACCACTTTACTCGACGTTCTAGCCGGAAGAAAAACAAGCGGATACATAGAAGGCGAGATCAGAATTAGTGGTTTCCTTAAAGTCCAAGAAACATTCGCAAGAGTCTCAGGCTACTGTGAACAAACGGATATACACTCACCAAGCATCACAGTCGAAGAATCCCTAATTTACTCCGCTTGGCTCCGTCTAGTTCCAGAAATCAATCCTCAAACCAAAATCGTAAGCCCTAATTCTACAGAGCATCAAAACTGTGACCTAGAAATCGAAATAAAGAAATCACTTGTGAAAATTCGTGCAGAGATTTGTGAAGCAAGTTCTGGAGACCATCGAGCTTGAGGAGATCAAAGATGCGTTGGTGGGAGTGGCGGGAGTGAGCGGATTATCGACGGAGCAGAGGAAGCGGTTAACAGTAGCGGTGGAGTTGGTGGCGAATCCGTCGATTATATTCATGGACGAGCCAACGACTGGGTTGGACGCAAGAGCAGCCGCCATTGTAATGAGAGCTGTGAAGAATGTTGCTGAGACTGGACGAACCATTGTCTGCACTATTCATCAGCCTAGCATCCACATCTTTGAGGCCTTCGACGAGGTTcgaatttcgaaattttacaatttctaTAACgaaacatttataaatatatactagTCATATCATAATGTTTTCTGTTTCAGTTGGTTCTTCTGAAGAGAGGTGGTCGCATGATTTATAGCGGACCACTTGGACAACATTCATCTTGTGTCATTGAGTATTTTCAGGTTAGCTTTCTGCACAAgtaataaaaagtaattagggtttgattgttttataagtaacctatttattttgttggtggTGAATAACAGAATATTCCTGGAGTTGCTAAGATCAGAGACAAGTACAATCCAGCAACATGGATGCTAGAGGTGACTTCAGAGTCTGTAGAGACTGAACTCGACATGGATTTCGCAAAAATCTACAACGAATCGGATCTTTACAAGTGAGTAGAGTATAACTCATTTATGGCTAGGTTTGTGTTAGCTTTATGAACGTGACTAATGAGCtcatgtgttgttgtttcttcagGAACAACTCCGAGCTTGTTAAAGAGCTGAGCAAACCGGATCACGGGTCAAGCGATTTGCATTTCAAAAGAACTTTTGCGCAGAATTGGTGGGAACAGTTTAAATCTTGTCTATGGAAGATGAGTTTGTCTTACTGGAGAAGCCCTTCTTACAACTTGATGCGTATCGGTCACactttcatctcttctttcatctttggTCTACTCTTCTGGAATCAAGGGAAAAAGATGTAAGTTACCTTAAAGTCCATCCAAATCATTTCGAGTTTCATTGTACTTTCTTAGTAATCCACTTCTTTTCGCAGAGATACGCAACAGAATTTGTTCACAGTTCTCGGGGCGATTTATGGTCTTGTTCTCTTCGTGGGGATAAACAACTGCACTTCAGCTTTACAGTATTTTGAGACAGAGCGTAATGTTATGTACCGCGAAAGATTTGCAGGAATGTACTCTGCGTTTGCCTATGCATTGGCTCAAGTTGTGACTGAGATACCTTACATATTCATCCAAAGTGCAGAGTTTGTGATCGTAATATATCCTATGATTGGTTTCTACGCGTCTTTCTCTAAAGTGTTTTGGAGTCTCTATGCAATGTTCTGCAACTTACTCTGCTTCAACTACCTCGCAATGTTCCTCATCTCCATCACTCCAAACTTCATGGTCGCAGCTATTCTCCAGTCTCTTTTCTTCacgacattcaacattttcgcCGGATTCTTGATCCCAAAACCCGTAAGATCTTTTGAacaagtcatcatcatcatctttaacTTATTACATActttataatgttttcttgatgTCCAAAAATGCAGCAAATCCCAAAGTGGTGGGTCTGGTTTTACTATATAACCCCAACCTCATGGACGCTCAACCTTTTTTTCTCGTCTCAATATGGCGATATTCATCAAAAGATCAATGCATTTGGAGAAACCAAGACGGTTGCCAGTTTCTTAGAGGACTATTTCGGATTCCATCATGATCGTTTGATGATTACAGCCATTATTCTCATTGCATTTCCAATTGCATTGGCTACTATGTATGCTTTCTTTGTTGCCAAACTCAACTTTCAAAAACGATGATCAATCAAATTCACACACCAACACAATCTTTTCCTTATACATTGTCAAAAACTTGTATAACCAAAAGCTACTATCAAAATGTTTCCAATATGAATTCTATTGAGTTAATTGTAAAATGTGCACAGTTTTTAACTACTCTAATAATAATTGGTCAAGAGAATTGAGTAAACCTTTGCTTCGTTTTTAGAGATTTCAGGTATCAAGCTACTGAAGATGGAAGCCTTGAGGAAAACAGCTTAGAATGACTTCATCATAAAAATAGTTCTGACAAAGCATTAGCCTCTTAACCTGTATTTAAGTCTCCCAGCTCTTCATTAATGACAGAGAGACAATGCAAGAAGATCTTAAGCAGCTTCAAGATCCTAAGAACATTTTCAAG
It encodes the following:
- the ABCG33 gene encoding pleiotropic drug resistance 5, which codes for MGSSFRSSSSRNEHEDGGDEAEHALQWAEIQRLPTFKRLRSSLVDKYGEGTEKGKKVVDVTKLGAMERHLMIEKLIKHIENDNLKLLKKIRRRMERVGVEFPSIEVRYEHLGVEAACEVVEGKALPTLWNSLKHVFLDLLKLSGVRTNEANIKILTDVSGIISPGRLTLLLGPPGCGKTTLLKALSGNLENNLKVLDIFSFGCFLLQMCESCLLFFSLFYFPQCYGEISYNGHGLNEVVPQKTSAYISQHDLHIAEMTTRETIDFSARCQGVGSRTDIMMEVSKREKDGGIIPDPEIDAYMKAISVKGLKRSLQTDYILKILGLDICAETLVGNAMKRGISGGQKKRLTTAEMIVGPTKALFMDEITNGLDSSTAFQIIKSLQQVAHITNATVFVSLLQPAPESYDLFDDIVLMAEGKIVYHGPRDDVLKFFEECGFQCPERKGVADFLQEVISKKDQGQYWLHQNLPHSFVSVDTLSKRFKDLEIGRKIEEALSKPYDISKTHKDALSFNVYSLPKWELFRACISREFLLMKRNYFVYLFKTFQLVLAAIITMTVFIRTRMDIDIIHGNSYMSCLFFATVVLLVDGIPELSMTVQRLSVFYKQKQLCFYPAWAYAIPATVLKIPLSFFESLVWTCLTYYVIGYTPEPYRFFRQFMILFAVHFTSISMFRCIAAIFQTGVAAMTAGSFVMLITFVFAGFAIPYTDMPGWLKWGFWVNPISYAEIGLSVNEFLAPRWQKMQPTNVTLGRTILESRGLNYDDYMYWVSLSALLGLTIIFNTIFTLALSFLKSPTSSRPMISQDKLSELQGTKDSSVKKNKPLDSSIKTNEDPGKMILPFKPLTITFQDLNYYVDVPVEMKGQGYNEKKLQLLSEITGAFRPGVLTALMGISGAGKTTLLDVLAGRKTSGYIEGEIRISGFLKVQETFARVSGYCEQTDIHSPSITVEESLIYSAWLRLVPEINPQTKIRFVKQVLETIELEEIKDALVGVAGVSGLSTEQRKRLTVAVELVANPSIIFMDEPTTGLDARAAAIVMRAVKNVAETGRTIVCTIHQPSIHIFEAFDELVLLKRGGRMIYSGPLGQHSSCVIEYFQNIPGVAKIRDKYNPATWMLEVTSESVETELDMDFAKIYNESDLYKNNSELVKELSKPDHGSSDLHFKRTFAQNWWEQFKSCLWKMSLSYWRSPSYNLMRIGHTFISSFIFGLLFWNQGKKIDTQQNLFTVLGAIYGLVLFVGINNCTSALQYFETERNVMYRERFAGMYSAFAYALAQVVTEIPYIFIQSAEFVIVIYPMIGFYASFSKVFWSLYAMFCNLLCFNYLAMFLISITPNFMVAAILQSLFFTTFNIFAGFLIPKPQIPKWWVWFYYITPTSWTLNLFFSSQYGDIHQKINAFGETKTVASFLEDYFGFHHDRLMITAIILIAFPIALATMYAFFVAKLNFQKR
- the ABCG33 gene encoding pleiotropic drug resistance 5, which translates into the protein MGSSFRSSSSRNEHEDGGDEAEHALQWAEIQRLPTFKRLRSSLVDKYGEGTEKGKKVVDVTKLGAMERHLMIEKLIKHIENDNLKLLKKIRRRMERVGVEFPSIEVRYEHLGVEAACEVVEGKALPTLWNSLKHVFLDLLKLSGVRTNEANIKILTDVSGIISPGRLTLLLGPPGCGKTTLLKALSGNLENNLKCYGEISYNGHGLNEVVPQKTSAYISQHDLHIAEMTTRETIDFSARCQGVGSRTDIMMEVSKREKDGGIIPDPEIDAYMKAISVKGLKRSLQTDYILKILGLDICAETLVGNAMKRGISGGQKKRLTTAEMIVGPTKALFMDEITNGLDSSTAFQIIKSLQQVAHITNATVFVSLLQPAPESYDLFDDIVLMAEGKIVYHGPRDDVLKFFEECGFQCPERKGVADFLQEVISKKDQGQYWLHQNLPHSFVSVDTLSKRFKDLEIGRKIEEALSKPYDISKTHKDALSFNVYSLPKWELFRACISREFLLMKRNYFVYLFKTFQLVLAAIITMTVFIRTRMDIDIIHGNSYMSCLFFATVVLLVDGIPELSMTVQRLSVFYKQKQLCFYPAWAYAIPATVLKIPLSFFESLVWTCLTYYVIGYTPEPYRFFRQFMILFAVHFTSISMFRCIAAIFQTGVAAMTAGSFVMLITFVFAGFAIPYTDMPGWLKWGFWVNPISYAEIGLSVNEFLAPRWQKMQPTNVTLGRTILESRGLNYDDYMYWVSLSALLGLTIIFNTIFTLALSFLKSPTSSRPMISQDKLSELQGTKDSSVKKNKPLDSSIKTNEDPGKMILPFKPLTITFQDLNYYVDVPVEMKGQGYNEKKLQLLSEITGAFRPGVLTALMGISGAGKTTLLDVLAGRKTSGYIEGEIRISGFLKVQETFARVSGYCEQTDIHSPSITVEESLIYSAWLRLVPEINPQTKIRFVKQVLETIELEEIKDALVGVAGVSGLSTEQRKRLTVAVELVANPSIIFMDEPTTGLDARAAAIVMRAVKNVAETGRTIVCTIHQPSIHIFEAFDELVLLKRGGRMIYSGPLGQHSSCVIEYFQNIPGVAKIRDKYNPATWMLEVTSESVETELDMDFAKIYNESDLYKNNSELVKELSKPDHGSSDLHFKRTFAQNWWEQFKSCLWKMSLSYWRSPSYNLMRIGHTFISSFIFGLLFWNQGKKIDTQQNLFTVLGAIYGLVLFVGINNCTSALQYFETERNVMYRERFAGMYSAFAYALAQVVTEIPYIFIQSAEFVIVIYPMIGFYASFSKVFWSLYAMFCNLLCFNYLAMFLISITPNFMVAAILQSLFFTTFNIFAGFLIPKPVRSFEQVIIIIFNLLHTL
- the ABCG33 gene encoding pleiotropic drug resistance 5 (pleiotropic drug resistance 5 (PDR5); FUNCTIONS IN: ATPase activity, coupled to transmembrane movement of substances; INVOLVED IN: drug transmembrane transport; LOCATED IN: plasma membrane; EXPRESSED IN: inflorescence meristem, hypocotyl, root, flower; EXPRESSED DURING: petal differentiation and expansion stage; CONTAINS InterPro DOMAIN/s: ATPase, AAA+ type, core (InterPro:IPR003593), ABC transporter-like (InterPro:IPR003439), Plant PDR ABC transporter associated (InterPro:IPR013581), ABC-2 type transporter (InterPro:IPR013525); BEST Arabidopsis thaliana protein match is: pleiotropic drug resistance 9 (TAIR:AT3G53480.1); Has 443293 Blast hits to 292406 proteins in 4063 species: Archae - 8772; Bacteria - 359449; Metazoa - 10341; Fungi - 7279; Plants - 6493; Viruses - 4; Other Eukaryotes - 50955 (source: NCBI BLink).), with protein sequence MGSSFRSSSSRNEHEDGGDEAEHALQWAEIQRLPTFKRLRSSLVDKYGEGTEKGKKVVDVTKLGAMERHLMIEKLIKHIENDNLKLLKKIRRRMERVGVEFPSIEVRYEHLGVEAACEVVEGKALPTLWNSLKHVFLDLLKLSGVRTNEANIKILTDVSGIISPGRLTLLLGPPGCGKTTLLKALSGNLENNLKCYGEISYNGHGLNEVVPQKTSAYISQHDLHIAEMTTRETIDFSARCQGVGSRTDIMMEVSKREKDGGIIPDPEIDAYMKAISVKGLKRSLQTDYILKILGLDICAETLVGNAMKRGISGGQKKRLTTAEMIVGPTKALFMDEITNGLDSSTAFQIIKSLQQVAHITNATVFVSLLQPAPESYDLFDDIVLMAEGKIVYHGPRDDVLKFFEECGFQCPERKGVADFLQEVISKKDQGQYWLHQNLPHSFVSVDTLSKRFKDLEIGRKIEEALSKPYDISKTHKDALSFNVYSLPKWELFRACISREFLLMKRNYFVYLFKTFQLVLAAIITMTVFIRTRMDIDIIHGNSYMSCLFFATVVLLVDGIPELSMTVQRLSVFYKQKQLCFYPAWAYAIPATVLKIPLSFFESLVWTCLTYYVIGYTPEPYRFFRQFMILFAVHFTSISMFRCIAAIFQTGVAAMTAGSFVMLITFVFAGFAIPYTDMPGWLKWGFWVNPISYAEIGLSVNEFLAPRWQKMQPTNVTLGRTILESRGLNYDDYMYWVSLSALLGLTIIFNTIFTLALSFLKSPTSSRPMISQDKLSELQGTKDSSVKKNKPLDSSIKTNEDPGKMILPFKPLTITFQDLNYYVDVPVEMKGQGYNEKKLQLLSEITGAFRPGVLTALMGISGAGKTTLLDVLAGRKTSGYIEGEIRISGFLKVQETFARVSGYCEQTDIHSPSITVEESLIYSAWLRLVPEINPQTKIRFVKQVLETIELEEIKDALVGVAGVSGLSTEQRKRLTVAVELVANPSIIFMDEPTTGLDARAAAIVMRAVKNVAETGRTIVCTIHQPSIHIFEAFDELVLLKRGGRMIYSGPLGQHSSCVIEYFQNIPGVAKIRDKYNPATWMLEVTSESVETELDMDFAKIYNESDLYKNNSELVKELSKPDHGSSDLHFKRTFAQNWWEQFKSCLWKMSLSYWRSPSYNLMRIGHTFISSFIFGLLFWNQGKKIDTQQNLFTVLGAIYGLVLFVGINNCTSALQYFETERNVMYRERFAGMYSAFAYALAQVVTEIPYIFIQSAEFVIVIYPMIGFYASFSKVFWSLYAMFCNLLCFNYLAMFLISITPNFMVAAILQSLFFTTFNIFAGFLIPKPQIPKWWVWFYYITPTSWTLNLFFSSQYGDIHQKINAFGETKTVASFLEDYFGFHHDRLMITAIILIAFPIALATMYAFFVAKLNFQKR
- the ABCG33 gene encoding pleiotropic drug resistance 5, with product MYVIVFTRLTLLLGPPGCGKTTLLKALSGNLENNLKCYGEISYNGHGLNEVVPQKTSAYISQHDLHIAEMTTRETIDFSARCQGVGSRTDIMMEVSKREKDGGIIPDPEIDAYMKAISVKGLKRSLQTDYILKILGLDICAETLVGNAMKRGISGGQKKRLTTAEMIVGPTKALFMDEITNGLDSSTAFQIIKSLQQVAHITNATVFVSLLQPAPESYDLFDDIVLMAEGKIVYHGPRDDVLKFFEECGFQCPERKGVADFLQEVISKKDQGQYWLHQNLPHSFVSVDTLSKRFKDLEIGRKIEEALSKPYDISKTHKDALSFNVYSLPKWELFRACISREFLLMKRNYFVYLFKTFQLVLAAIITMTVFIRTRMDIDIIHGNSYMSCLFFATVVLLVDGIPELSMTVQRLSVFYKQKQLCFYPAWAYAIPATVLKIPLSFFESLVWTCLTYYVIGYTPEPYRFFRQFMILFAVHFTSISMFRCIAAIFQTGVAAMTAGSFVMLITFVFAGFAIPYTDMPGWLKWGFWVNPISYAEIGLSVNEFLAPRWQKMQPTNVTLGRTILESRGLNYDDYMYWVSLSALLGLTIIFNTIFTLALSFLKSPTSSRPMISQDKLSELQGTKDSSVKKNKPLDSSIKTNEDPGKMILPFKPLTITFQDLNYYVDVPVEMKGQGYNEKKLQLLSEITGAFRPGVLTALMGISGAGKTTLLDVLAGRKTSGYIEGEIRISGFLKVQETFARVSGYCEQTDIHSPSITVEESLIYSAWLRLVPEINPQTKIRFVKQVLETIELEEIKDALVGVAGVSGLSTEQRKRLTVAVELVANPSIIFMDEPTTGLDARAAAIVMRAVKNVAETGRTIVCTIHQPSIHIFEAFDELVLLKRGGRMIYSGPLGQHSSCVIEYFQNIPGVAKIRDKYNPATWMLEVTSESVETELDMDFAKIYNESDLYKNNSELVKELSKPDHGSSDLHFKRTFAQNWWEQFKSCLWKMSLSYWRSPSYNLMRIGHTFISSFIFGLLFWNQGKKIDTQQNLFTVLGAIYGLVLFVGINNCTSALQYFETERNVMYRERFAGMYSAFAYALAQVVTEIPYIFIQSAEFVIVIYPMIGFYASFSKVFWSLYAMFCNLLCFNYLAMFLISITPNFMVAAILQSLFFTTFNIFAGFLIPKPQIPKWWVWFYYITPTSWTLNLFFSSQYGDIHQKINAFGETKTVASFLEDYFGFHHDRLMITAIILIAFPIALATMYAFFVAKLNFQKR